From the Chromatiales bacterium 21-64-14 genome, the window TCGCTTTGGGGCTCAACTACCGTACCGCTCCTGTGGACATCCGGGAACGGGTGGTTTTCGAGGAGCAGGTCCTCCATCAGGCCCTGCGCCAGCTGCGCTCCGTGGCCGGGGTCACCGAGGCCGCCATCCTCTCCACCTGTAACCGCACCGAGGTGTATTGCGGGCTGGAGGGACCGGACGGCGCGTCCGTGCTGGAGTGGCTGCGTGGCTATCATAAGCTTCCCAGCGGGCAAATCGAGCCCTACATTTATATCCACCCCGGACGCGCGGCGGTAGGGCATGTGATCCGGGTGGCCGCCGGGTTGGATTCCATGATTCTGGGGGAGCCCCAGATCTTGGGGCAAATGAAGGACGCCTATCAGGTAGCGGCCCGCGCCGGGACCGTGGGCCCCGTGCTGGGCAAGCTGTTCCAGCATACCTTCTCGGTGGCGAAACAGATCCGCACCGACACCGCCATCGGAGCGAGCCCGATCTCCGTCGCGTTTGCGGCGGTCCGCCTCGCGAAACAGATCTTCGGGGATCTCTCCCAGCGGACCGCCATGATGATCGGTGCCGGCGAGACCATCGAACTTGCGGCGCGACACCTGCACGAGAATCACATCGGGCGTCTCATCGTAGCCAACCGCAGTCCGGAGCGGGCCCATGGCTTGGCGGCGCAGTTCCGCGGCTACGGCATCGGGCTCCACGAACTCCCCAACCACATCGCGGAGGCGGACATCGTATTCGCCTCCACCGCCAGCGCGCTTCCGGTCCTCGGCAAGGGCACCGTGGAGCGGGCGCTGAAAGTCCGCAAGCACCGTCCCATGTTCATGGTGGATATCGCGGTGCCGCGGGACATCGAGCCGGAAGTGGGGGAACTTCCGGATGTATATCTGTACACGATAGACGATCTTAGGGACGTGATCCAGGAAAATCTCCAGTCTCGCAAAGAGGCCGCGATACAAGCGGAGGAGATCATCGAATACCAAGTCACCCGGTTCATGGAATGGTTGCGTTCGCTGGACGCGGTCGCCACGATCCGTGCCTGCCGCGGCAAACTCGAGCACGCCCGGGAGCTGGCGTTGGTCAAGGCCCGTCATCAGCTGTCCCTGGGAAAGGATCCCTACGAGGTCATGGAGCTGCTCGCGCATACCCTTACCAACAAGCTGCTCCATCACCCGAGCATCCGGCTGCGCCAAGCGGGCAGCGAAGGACGCACGGAGTTGATCGAACTCGCGCGGGAACTGTTCGACCTGCAAGACCCGGACACCTGATCCGATGAAGGAATCCACCTACGCCAAGCTCGAACACCTGGTGGAACGTCATGAAGAGCTGGAGGCCCTGCTCTCCAACGCGGACACCGTGGCCGATTCGGATCGCTTCCGGGACCTATCCCGGGAATACTCCCAGCTCACCCCGTTGATCCGCACCTTTCGCGACTATCGGCGGGTCCTGCAGGAACTGGATGCGGCCCGTGAGATGCTCAAGGACCGCGACCTGGAGGTGCGCGCGCTGGCCCTCGAGGAACGCGAGTCCGCCGAGGCACGGCGCGGCGGGTTGGAAGAAGACCTGAAGCGGTTATTACTACCCCGGGATCCCCATGATGAACGCAACCTGTTCCTGGAGATCCGCGCCGGCACCGGCGGGGATGAGGCCGCCCTGTTCGCCGGCAACCTGCTGCGGATGTATTCCCGTTACGCGGAGCAGCGGCGCTGGCAGGTAGAGGTCATCAATGAGCATGGCGGGGAACACGGTGGCTACAAGGAGGTGATCCTGCGAGTCGCGGGACAGGGCGCCTATTCACGCTTGAAGTTCGAGTCCGGCGTGCACCGGGTGCAGCGGGTACCCGAGACCGAATCCCAGGGGCGCATTCATACCTCCGCCTGCACCGTGGCGGTGTTGCCGGAGGTGGCGGAGATCGAGGCGGTGGCGATCAATCCGGCGGAGTTGCGGGTGGATACCTACCGGGCCTCGGGGGCCGGCGGACAACACGTGAACAAGACCGATTCCGCGGTGCGCCTCACGCACCTGCCCACCGGGATCGTGGTGGAGTGCCAAGACGAACGCTCCCAGCACAAGAATCGTGCACGTGCCCTTGCGCTGTTGCAGGCCAAGCTGCTGGCCGCGGAACAGGAGCGCCAGACACGGGAGCAGGCCCAGACCCGCCGGCTGCTGGTCGGTACCGGCGACCGCTCCGAGCGGATCCGCACCTACAACTATCCCCAGGGACGGATCACCGACCACCGCATCAATCTCACCCTGTACAAGCTGGAAGGGGTTTTGGAAGGGGATCTGGACCCGATCATCGACCCGTTGATCAGTGAACACCAGGCGGACCTGTTGGCGGCCACGGGGGAATGACGACGTGGGGCGCCACCGCCGCGGCTCCGTGCAGGCGCATGGCGCGATGAGCAACGCGGATCCCCCCGGGACTCCCGACACCAGCACCATCGGCGGCCTGCTCGCCGCGGCCTGCGCACAACTCGCGCCGGCGCATTCCACCGCAAGGCTGGACAGCGAGGTGCTGCTGGCTCATGTTCTGGGGTGCCCACGCAGCCGTCTGTGGGCCTATCCTGAACGGCGCCCCGCACGCGGCCAAACCGCACGTTTCCGGGCCCTGGTGGCGCGCCGCCTGACCGGGGAGCCGGTGGCCTATCTCACCGGGACGCGGGAATTCTGGTCCCTGCCCCTGCGGGTCACCCCCGACACCCTTATTCCGCGCCCGGAGACCGAGGATCTGGTGGAACTGGCCCTGGAGCGGATCCCCGCTGACACCCCGACCCTGGTCGCGGACCTGGGCACTGGAACCGGCGCCATCGCCCTGGCCATCGCCCGGGAACGGCCCCGGGCCCGGTTGGTCGCCACCGAACGCGACGCGACGGTGCTGGCCGTCGCACGCGCGAATGGCCTACATCTGGGCATCGCCAATATCGAGTATCGGACCGGCGACTGGTGCGCTGCGCTCTCCCCCGGGGCACGCTACCGGCTGGTGGTGAGCAACCCTCCGTACATACCCACCGGGGATCCGCACTTGGCGCAGGGAGACGTGGCGTTCGAGCCCGGCACCGCACTGGCCGCGGGCCCCGACGGCCTGGACGCGATCCGCCGCATCGCCGCCCAGGCCCGCGATTTCCTGGAGCCCGGCGGCGGCCTGCTGTTGGAGCATGGTTACGACCAGGGCGACACGGTCTGCCGCCTGCTGGCCACCCTCGGCTATCAGGACGTCGAGGATCACTGGGACGCGGCGGGACAGCCCCGGGTGACGGTCGCCATATGGGTACCCGCGACCGGGCCCCGCGAGACTTGATTCCGCCCCACGCCGGGTTAGGATCGTGGAACACCAATGAGCACCGCGCCCGTGCGTGGCGCAGAGACCCGCCCCCGCGATCCTGCCGCGATGGATGATGATCAACTACTGCGGTACAGCCGCCAGATCCTCCTGCCCCAGGTGGGGATCGAAGGACAGGAACGGCTCCGTGCGTCCCGGGTCCTGATCATCGGCGTCGGGGGGCTGGGCTCGCCGGCCGCTCTGTACTTGGCCGCCGCCGGCGTGGGGCACTTGGTGATCGCGGACCCGGACCGGGTGGAGTTGTCCAATCTGCAGCGCCAGATCCTGCACCGCACCACGGACGTGGGGCACCTCAAGGTGGACTCGGCACACAGTGCCCTGGCGGCCCTCAACCCGCTGGTAGAAATCACCTCCCTGCCCCAACGCCTAACCGGCGATGGCCTGCTCGAACAGGTCCGCCAGGCGCAGGTGGTGGTGGACGCCAGCGACCAGTTCGCGACCCGGTTCGAGGTAAACGCCGCCTGCCTGAGCGCCGCCGTCGCGCTGGTGTCCGGCGCCGCCATCCGCATGGAAGGTCAGGTCGCGGTGTTCCGGGCGGACCGCGGCGGCGGACCCTGCTACCGCTGCCTGTACCCGGAGGCCGGAACGGAAACGGAACGTTGCAGCGAGAGCGGCGTGTTCCCGCCCCTGGTGGGTGTCATCGGCAGCCTGCAAGCGGCCGAGGCATTGCAGGTGCTGCTGCACCGGGAGGCGCCCCTGCAAAACCGCCTGCTGCTGGTGGACTTGGCGGTGGGGGAGTGGCGTACCCTCGACGTGCCGCGTGATCCCGACTGCCCCGCATGCGGGACGCGCGGCTGATGGCGCCGGTCACCCTGCCCCGCCCGCTGGTCAACCAGCTGCTGCAACAGGCCCAGCGGCACCCCGACCACGCCGCCTGGGGTCTGATCGGTTCCCGGGACGGGCAACCTACCCGCTGTTATCCGGCGCAGCGCCGCGCGCGCCCCGGCGCCCTGCACGCCCCGGACACCCGGGACGAGGGCGTGTTCGCCGTCTACCACTCTCATCCCGCCCCGCACGGCGCGCCACGCGCCGCCGAACTCGCCGCCACCGGGCACCCCGGCGTGCTGCACCTGATCATCTCCCTGGGTACGCGCGGCGTGCTGGAGATGCGCGGGTTCCGGCTGCGCGATGGGCTCACCGAGGAAGTCGCCCTGGAGGTCGGTCCGGGGACCGGCGCGGCGCAGGGGTACTGAAAGACCGGCCGTGAATCGGCGGCACGGGCGCGCAATTCGCACCGGCCTATCGCCGTGGCCACCGCTGCGCACGGACGGAAACCGCGCGCCCGGAGTCTGTCGGACTTAGGACCGTTCTCCCACCTTGCTCGCTACGATCGCCTAAGTCCGACAGAGTCCTAGCCGTCGAGCTTCTTTTTGAGCAGTTCGTTGAGCTGCGCGGGGTTGGCCTTGCCCTGGCAGGCCTTCATGACCTGTCCCACGAAGAAGCCGAACAGCTTGTCCTTGCCCGCGCGGTATTGTTCCAGTTGCTTGGGATTGGCCGCCAACACCTGGTCAATGATCGGTTCGATGGCCCAGCTATCGGTGATCTGCCGCAGCCCGCTCTGCTCGATGATCTCATCGGCATCCCCGGCGCCGTTCCACAGGCCCTCGAAGACCTGCTTGGCGATCTTGCCGGAGATGGTCTGGTCCAGGATGCGCCGCAGCATGGCGCCCAATCGTGCCGCGCTGACCGGCGTGGCGGTGATCTCCAGCCCGGCCTTGTTCAAGGCACCGGCCAGATCCCCCATCACCCAATTGGCGGCGAGCTTGGGATCGCTGCCCGCGGCCTGC encodes:
- a CDS encoding protein-(glutamine-N5) methyltransferase, release factor-specific, producing MSNADPPGTPDTSTIGGLLAAACAQLAPAHSTARLDSEVLLAHVLGCPRSRLWAYPERRPARGQTARFRALVARRLTGEPVAYLTGTREFWSLPLRVTPDTLIPRPETEDLVELALERIPADTPTLVADLGTGTGAIALAIARERPRARLVATERDATVLAVARANGLHLGIANIEYRTGDWCAALSPGARYRLVVSNPPYIPTGDPHLAQGDVAFEPGTALAAGPDGLDAIRRIAAQARDFLEPGGGLLLEHGYDQGDTVCRLLATLGYQDVEDHWDAAGQPRVTVAIWVPATGPRET
- the gatB gene encoding aspartyl/glutamyl-tRNA amidotransferase subunit B (allows the formation of correctly charged Asn-tRNA(Asn) or Gln-tRNA(Gln) through the transamidation of misacylated Asp-tRNA(Asn) or Glu-tRNA(Gln) in organisms which lack either or both of asparaginyl-tRNA or glutaminyl-tRNA synthetases; reaction takes place in the presence of glutamine and ATP through an activated phospho-Asp-tRNA(Asn) or phospho-Glu-tRNA) translates to PDQKRARFITQYGLPAYDAGVLTASRELADYYEATVQAAGSDPKLAANWVMGDLAGALNKAGLEITATPVSAARLGAMLRRILDQTISGKIAKQVFEGLWNGAGDADEIIEQSGLRQITDSWAIEPIIDQVLAANPKQLEQYRAGKDKLFGFFVGQVMKACQGKANPAQLNELLKKKLDG
- a CDS encoding peptide chain release factor 1 encodes the protein MKESTYAKLEHLVERHEELEALLSNADTVADSDRFRDLSREYSQLTPLIRTFRDYRRVLQELDAAREMLKDRDLEVRALALEERESAEARRGGLEEDLKRLLLPRDPHDERNLFLEIRAGTGGDEAALFAGNLLRMYSRYAEQRRWQVEVINEHGGEHGGYKEVILRVAGQGAYSRLKFESGVHRVQRVPETESQGRIHTSACTVAVLPEVAEIEAVAINPAELRVDTYRASGAGGQHVNKTDSAVRLTHLPTGIVVECQDERSQHKNRARALALLQAKLLAAEQERQTREQAQTRRLLVGTGDRSERIRTYNYPQGRITDHRINLTLYKLEGVLEGDLDPIIDPLISEHQADLLAATGE
- a CDS encoding glutamyl-tRNA reductase, producing the protein MPLLALGLNYRTAPVDIRERVVFEEQVLHQALRQLRSVAGVTEAAILSTCNRTEVYCGLEGPDGASVLEWLRGYHKLPSGQIEPYIYIHPGRAAVGHVIRVAAGLDSMILGEPQILGQMKDAYQVAARAGTVGPVLGKLFQHTFSVAKQIRTDTAIGASPISVAFAAVRLAKQIFGDLSQRTAMMIGAGETIELAARHLHENHIGRLIVANRSPERAHGLAAQFRGYGIGLHELPNHIAEADIVFASTASALPVLGKGTVERALKVRKHRPMFMVDIAVPRDIEPEVGELPDVYLYTIDDLRDVIQENLQSRKEAAIQAEEIIEYQVTRFMEWLRSLDAVATIRACRGKLEHARELALVKARHQLSLGKDPYEVMELLAHTLTNKLLHHPSIRLRQAGSEGRTELIELARELFDLQDPDT